One part of the Salvelinus fontinalis isolate EN_2023a chromosome 4, ASM2944872v1, whole genome shotgun sequence genome encodes these proteins:
- the LOC129853567 gene encoding LOW QUALITY PROTEIN: serine/arginine repetitive matrix protein 2-like (The sequence of the model RefSeq protein was modified relative to this genomic sequence to represent the inferred CDS: substituted 1 base at 1 genomic stop codon): MSLADQSQQWYPTSVQVTVFQARNLRIKGKNGTNDAYAIMQVAKDKFSTSVAEKCVAPVWKEEATFDLPLFHHGNAERCTLYIIVMHRALVGLDKLLGRAVINLLDLHDNSARKKTDWHKLLDKNGKEDKVRGEVMLDIQFMRNNLTASMFDLSMKDKPRSRIGKLKDKVRGKKKDSFSDSASAIVPSFSQVVTDSEGEADSHSVCPESPGAKKKSKLKSLFAPKSNLQRNVSQSMSTLGTLPEKNASLSGSRSSGLNVDSPDVKKKFKFLGHKRTDSNDSKVSTGPFSLLGRSKQKEDPNSTCINGNHVYAEEVEPMSGSTLSLNSSGQGSVEDVRSHRQPSDAAIDSLKGASVNTYRKESADRDRALLEQRHLQEEGEKRQAEEKRHNEEKQKVQLKVLQEEARKQQEEQERRMFQEGEARKKQQEEEEDRKRLAEERRRLKADELQRLGEEQRQQEEAKKAEEQKQQEEASVTERLSSLFGMIRKKEEKKEELQQSVANEVRPNPSPSRGTRDLEVPVPAPRHAANPFKDILLSPDPPIPFEESPVDHQKGVCGTNTPSTAVFNSNRTAKVSAVKPRXPETPNSDSHRQQSLSLSCAESPLSSVPSESPDMFSNLHSSLAPPKTRSGTSESPCSSTENLAAMGSSPIRSERKRPAPLPPSPMEQHSHVNPNAGSRSVSAKCGSLVTIKEVEAKTPPLPLPDYDRLFPQKRHGVQGQTQWDNIIAEVNQRQQEYTSQLIGEEMSVDGPGLDSPAPPHNDKYSYLKERAAERLNQQQTQVQEVQSSSWRRVGPNSLPALIPPPKPGAAAPPRLVIDSNKKQSQSTAQANPSVERHNAFVSKVLGSTNPMARSSNVPSVKPWEDARKVPKTSVALASEGHSVLPIEKPTRLTLREVLVSSCTDVPKGLPNTLKDLPVIKPRQRLTSKEPVRRVDPEPKAAESTTNVQQENRSEMRAASTLDFIDMRVSIPVMAKNTEVTANSEKQPSPDSVESDINKKQLERIMKETFSEPDPFPIAEVLPKYPWAQLEQSHSGDDLFSGGPQKEDKLEELGMKTDDLDKHFTPNNSTDPSSSCNDSDSEKHQEEEKPEEPIPTFQRGFSQRKKERADFNPPAPPLNDKYSYLQERAAEQLNQQQTQVQEVQSWRRVGPNSSPELIPPPKPHRLEADSNKKQSQSTAQNNPFVERHSTFVSKVLVSTNPMAQSRDVPSVKPREDARKVLNTSVSSANDGKSVLPIEKPNRPAPQVLVSSSTDEPKGLPDTPKEIPSAKLRQSLDSKEQADPEVTSAEHTTVQQENRSEMRAVSTPDIMESSPTMAKATDSVEGDINKKQLELIMKETFDDPFPIAEILPKDPWAEPEQSHNGDDLFSGGPQKDDKLEQRLTTDDLVKLFVPNNPTDLFSSCNDSDSEKHLEEEKPEEPSPAFQRVFSQRKNKRAAPQPPANSSNKGAMGKGELVKRDPSPRENETIRLATTGSVKLEPQAKNTRQRNLYGKEKVETQARKEKWTADPFTFSRMSSDLTSPEPPQSVGEPNPQAGAEGKTLLRAWVSTSEVQPLTVLSSNGDRPALTPIRPHPVKPMSSMESHALINTPVVREMKTYDSSLGNMKAPCKVESGPYTQLTQEELITLVVKQQTELSKKDSKIVELEEYIDNLLVRVIEEKPSILQGLTSPKQAL, encoded by the exons ATGTCTTTGGCTGACCAAAGTCAGCAGTGGTATCCCACAAGCGTACAGGTGACCGTGTTCCAAGCTAGGAATTTGAGGATCAAAGGAAAGAATGGAACCAACGATGCCTATGCCATCATGCAGGTGGCCAAAGACAAGTTTTCTACCTCGGTTGCCGAAAAATGCGTCGCACCGGTATGGAAGGAAGAGGCAACGTTTGACCTGCCACTGTTCCACCATGGCAATGCTGAACGCTGCACACTGTATATCATAGTAATGCACAGAGCTCTGGTGGGACTGGACAAACTCCTGGGACGAGCTGTGATCAACCTACTGGATCTACACGATAACAGCGCCCGCAAAAAGACCGA TTGGCACAAACTGCTGGATAAGAATGGGAAGGAGGACAAGGTCAGAGGGGAAGTGATGTTGGACATCCAGTTCATGAGAAACAACTTGACAGCCAGCATGTTTGACCTTTCCATGAAAGACAAACCACGCTCCCGCATCGGAAAGCTCAAGGACAAAGTGCGTGGGAAGAAAAAGGACAGCTTCTCTGACTCGGCCTCTGCAATAGTGCCCTCTTTCAGCCAGGTAGTCACTGACAGCGAGGGAGAGGCTGACTCCCACTCAGTGTGCCCAGAGTCTCCTGGGGCCAAGAAGAAATCCAAGCTCAAGTCCCTCTTTGCCCCTAAATCCAACCTGCAGCGCAATGTCTCCCAGTCCATGTCCACACTGGGCACTCTTCCTGAGAAGAACGCATCCCTCAGTGGCAGTCGCTCTTCTGGCCTCAATGTGGATTCTCCTGATG TTAAAAAGAAATTCAAGTTCCTGGGCCACAAGCGCACAGACAGCAATGACAGCAAAGTGTCTACAGGACCTTTTTCTCTTCTGGGCAGATCCAAGCAGAAAGAAGACCCGAACAGCACGTGCATCAACGGCAATCATGTGTATGCAGAGGAAGTAGAACCCATGTCTGGGTCCACCCTCAGCCTTAACAGCTCTGGTCAGGGCTCAGTGGAGGATGTACGAAGCCACAGGCAACCATCTGATGCCGCCATAGACTCCCTCAAGGGTGCCTCTGTCAACACCTACAGAAAGGAGTCTGCAGATAGGGATAGGGCTCTGCTGGAGCAAAGGCACCttcaggaagagggagagaagaggcagGCAGAGGAGAAGAGGCATAATGAGGAGAAACAAAAAGTGCAGCTCAAGGTACTGCAGGAGGAGGCACGCAAGCAacaggaggagcaggagaggagaatGTTCCAGGAGGGTGAGGCAAGGAAGAAgcagcaggaagaggaggaggaccggaaGCGGCTAGCGGAAGAAAGAAGGCGGCTGAAGGCAGATGAGCTTCAGAGGCTGGGGGAGGAGCAAAGGCAGCAGGAGGAGGCCAAGAAGGCAGAGGAGCAGAAACAACAGGAGGAGGCCTCTGTGACTGAGAGGCTGTCCTCTCTGTTTGGTATGATCAGGAAGAAGGAAGAGAAGAAGGAAGAGCTGCAGCAGAGTGTCGCCAATGAGGTGAGGCCCAACCCATCTCCCAGTCGCGGCACCAGAGATTTGGAGGTCCCTGTTCCTGCCCCTCGCCATGCTGCCAACCCATTCAAGGATATTCTCCTCAGTCCAGACCCTCCAATCCCATTTGAGGAGAGCCCGGTGGACCACCAGAAGGGTGTTTGCGGCACCAACACCCCGAGCACTGCAGTCTTCAACTCCAACCGCACTGCCAAGGTGTCTGCAGTCAAGCCCAGGTAG CCTGAAACCCCCAACTCAGACTCCCATAGGCAAcaatctctctccctgtcctgcgCCGAATCCCCTCTCTCTAGCGTCCCTTCTGAGTCTCCTGATATGTTCTCCAACCTTCACTCCTCCCTGGCTCCACCTAAGACACGGAGCGGCACCTCTGAATCCCCCTGCAGCAGCACTGAGAACCTGGCTGCCATGGGATCTTCCCCTATCAGATCTGAGAGGAAGCGGCCAGCTCCTCTGCCCCCCAGCCCAATGGAACAGCATAGCCATGTAAATCCCAATGCAGGCTCCAGAAGTGTGTCTGCTAAATGTGGCTCTCTTGTGACAATTAAGGAGGTTGAGGCCAAAacacctcctctacctcttcctgaCTATGATCGCCTGTTCCCACAGAAGAGGCATGGAGTACAAGGACAGACTCAATGGGACAATATCATTGCAGAAGTGAATCAGAGACAGCAGGAATACACATCTCAGCTCATTGGAGAAGAGATGAGTGTGGATGGCCCAGGCCTCGACTccccagcacctccacacaatGACAAATATTCATACTTGAAGGAGAGGGCAGCAGAACGCCTTAACCAGCAACAGACACAAGTTCAGGAAGTTCAATCTTCGTCTTGGAGGAGAGTGGGGCCCAACAGTTTGCCAGCGCTCATCCCCCCTCCCAAACCTGGAGCTGCAGCCCCCCCTAGACTAGTGATAGACTCAAACAAAAAGCAAAGCCAGAGCACTGCACAGGCTAATCCATCTGTTGAAAGACACAACGCCTTCGTCTCCAAAGTCTTGGGCTCTACAAATCCTATGGCTCGAAGCAGCAACGTACCCTCAGTGAAACCTTGGGAGGATGCAAGGAAGGTGCCTAAAACATCAGTTGCTTTAGCCAGTGAAGGCCATTCTGTTCTCCCAATAGAAAAGCCTACTAGACTTACATTAAGAGAAGTTTTGGTGTCAAGTTGTACAGATGTACCTAAAGGACTGCCAAACACTCTCAAAGATCTCCCCGTAATCAAACCCAGACAAAGGTTAACCAGCAAAGAGCCAGTGAGACGAGTGGATCCTGAGCCAAAAGCAGCAGAGTCTACTACCAATGTACAGCAGGAGAACAGGTCAGAAATGAGGGCAGCCTCCACACTGGACTTCATAGACATGAGAGTGAGTATTCCTGTCATGGCAAAGAACACTGAGGTAACTGCTAACAGTGAAAAGCAACCCTCACCTGACTCTGTAGAAAGCGACATTAACAAAAAACAACTGGAACGTATTATGAAAGAGACATTTTCTGAGCCTGACCCTTTTCCCATTGCGGAGGTCCTGCCTAAATACCCATGGGCTCAACTAGAGCAGAGCCACAGTGGAGATGACCTGTTCTCTGGAGGACCACAGAAAGAGGACAAGCTTGAAGAACTGGGAATGAAAACTGATGACTTGGATAAACATTTTACCCCAAACAATTCAACAGATCCGTCCTCCAGTTGTAATGACAGTGACTCAGAAAAGCATCAAGAGGAGGAAAAACCAGAAGAGCCCATTCCTACTTTTCAAAGGGGATTTTCGCAAAGGAAAAAGGAACGCGCAGACTTCAACCCCCCAGCACCTCCACTTAATGACAAATATTCCTACTTGCAGGAGAGGGCAGCAGAACAGCTAAACCAGCAACAGACACAAGTTCAGGAAGTTCAATCTTGGAGGAGAGTGGGGCCCAACAGTTCACCAGAGCTTATCCCCCCTCCCAAACCCCATAGACTAGAGGCAGACTCAAACAAAAAGCAAAGCCAGAGCACTGCACAGAATAATCCATTCGTTGAAAGACACAGCACCTTCGTCTCCAAAGTCTTAGTCTCTACAAACCCTATGGCTCAGAGCAGAGACGTACCCTCAGTGAAACCTCGGGAAGATGCAAGGAAGGTGCTTAACACATCTGTTTCGTCAGCCAATGATGGCAAATCTGTTCTCCCAATAGAAAAGCCTAACAGACCTGCACCACAAGTTTTGGTGTCAAGTTCTACAGATGAACCTAAAGGACTGCCAGACACTCCCAAAGAGATCCCCTCAGCCAAACTCAGACAAAGTTTAGACAGCAAAGAGCAAGCAGATCCTGAGGTAACATCAGCAGAGCATACAACTGTACAGCAGGAGAACAGATCCGAGATGAGGGCAGTCTCAACCCCGGACATCATGGAAAGTAGTCCAACGATGGCTAAAGCTACTGACTCTGTAGAAGGAGACATTAACAAAAAACAACTGGAACTCATTATGAAAGAGACGTTTGATGACCCTTTCCCCATTGCTGAGATCCTGCCTAAAGACCCATGGGCCGAACCAGAGCAGAGCCACAATGGCGATGACTTGTTCTCTGGAGGACCACAGAAAGACGACAAGCTTGAACAGAGACTGACAACTGATGACTTGGTTAAGCTTTTTGTGCCAAACAATCCAACCGATCTGTTCTCCAGTTGTAACGACAGTGACTCAGAAAAACATCTAGAGGAAGAAAAACCAGAAGAGCCCAGTCCTGCTTTTCAAAGGGTATTTTCTCAAAGGAAAAATAAACGAGCAGCACCTCAGCCTCCAGCTAATTCGAGCAATAAAGGAGCCATGGGAAAGGGTGAGCTGGTTAAACGAGACCCTTCACCCAGAGAAAATGAGACAATCAGGTTAGCCACTACAGGATCTGTCAAACTTGAGCCTCAAGCCAAAAATACTAGACAGAGAAATCTCTATGGTAAAGAAAAGGTAGAAACCCAAGCCAGGAAAGAGAAGTGGACAGCAGACCCTTTTACCTTCTCCCGCATGTCTTCTGACTTGACTTCTCCTGAGCCTCCCCAGTCAGTAGGTGAGCCCAACCCCCAGGCAGGGGCTGAGGGTAAGACCCTGCTACGGGCCTGGGTCTCAACCTCTGAGGTGCAGCCACTCACTGTTCTGAGTAGCAATGGAGATCGGCCAGCCTTAACACCAATCAG GCCTCACCCAGTGAAGCCCATGAGCTCCATGGAGAGCCATGCTCTCATCAACACCCCAGTGGTGAGAGAGATGAAGACCTATGACAGCTCACTGGGAAATATGAAG GCACCTTGTAAGGTGGAGAGTGGGCCCTACACCCAGCTGACCCAGGAAGAGCTGATTACCCTGGTGGTGAAGCAGCAAACGGAGCTCTCCAAGAAGGACTCCAAGATCGTTGAGTTGGAGGAGTACATAGACAACCTGCTGGTGCGCGTCATCGAGGAGAAGCCCAGCATCCTGCAAGGCCTCACCTCTCCCAAGCAGGCCCTGTGA